Below is a genomic region from Argiope bruennichi chromosome 3, qqArgBrue1.1, whole genome shotgun sequence.
AAGAATTCATTAATAAGCAAACCTAACAGCACAGAGCCCTCAGAGGGAACTCGCAGGAGAGAAACTTCGTGCGACTGCTCACGCCTCTCGAACAATCTGATACTCCATTTTGTCTTTTGAGTTTTTTATGACTTTTGTGGCAAGGGAAcgaatattctagaaaattattatatctttgcTCCTAATAGATATATCACCAAAATTCCAGTGATTTTGGaatctttctattttttcccctcaaaatcgccaaatgctcgccaagtttgtcgAACCGGAGTTGTTATCAAAACCGGAGTCATTGACTCAGCATCCATTTAGAGCTCATCAGAGTTGTTATTAAAACTTGGCATGGAACTAATTGTTGGAAAGTAACATTACAAATTCGtgacaatatttataaaacaaaaaattttcattttgtaaactcttatatacagaaatatacaagaaaaaaaaaggatataccCACTGATTCAATTTGTCAGCTAGATGAGAATTAAAAGTCGTCACCCAAAGGCAAAAGCAGAACTGATACTGAGCTTGTGGATTTATTCCTCTAGCCAAAAGTTTAAGGATCTGATAGACACCACTTAAATTCATAAAGGCAAGCCTATATTCATCTACTTGCAGTATTCTTTGCAAACATCTCGCTactgataataaatattcattctctTCTCTTAGCTCTTCTCTCAACCATTCTAAAAAGAACTCAATCTTGTCTGGAGGCGGTCTCTTTTTCTTGTGTCCAACCATGAGTTTCGTTATGATTCGACTTCccatattttgcataaaatcatCACTGCAACTTAACAGGTGAGTGAATGACATCCAAGGTTCGTCTATAGCTTTATAGAATTTTTCAGTTATAGAGATATCTTCTGCCAGCAGATCATTTACGAGGACGAGGAATTTTTCTATCTCTTCCACGACAGAAATGCGTTGTGTTACTTTGACGATAGCTTTGAAAGATAAATCCTGGAAGAGAAGTTTGAAATACCTGATGACAGacgaaatattattagaaatatgaaaattaaatacgaagaaacaaaaataaatgcaaaagacagaataaaaagatttatcaCATACAAGAATGAAATATAACAGGCAACACTACGAGTTctttaaaattagaactttaagtaagtttgaattaattctttaataaagaaaGTTTATACAGGGTTTATCAAAAAGGAtcagacttaaaatattttttctaacgaAAACAGCAATAGATGGAGATAGATATGAAACTCTGATATATAGGGGAACTTTCTGTTTTCTGTTGCTGAACCGAAAACTCAAAGGTTATTAACAGATATGCGAAGAACAAAAATTGCAATGGAACCTAGTGTCGTACATCGCATTGAGGGAGATGAAAATCACGAAAAACGCACGACGAAGATTTCAACGACAAATTGGAACAACAAAAAACTGAAACGTTTAATGTGACTCTTTAAGAAAAAGTCACGTGTTGCTAGTCAATGAGCATATATGCCAAGAATGGGTTCTTTGCTTTCTGTCCACCTTCTTTGGTATGTAATATAGAGGTGATTACGTATCTTGCAATAAAAATAGACACTGGCACCATCATGCATGGACAGCATGCTTTACTACATTGTGGCCTGCACACTTTGCAACATTTCCGAGAGGAGGTAATGCAGAAAATCAAGGTGCGTTTCTCCTTTCAGGCGTTTGGACAGGGTACGGTCCATAGAGTTAATCACCAAGAATTCCAGGTCACGCATTGACATAAAATCTCTGTTGAGATATCCACGGTACATTGGCATTGGTACTGTCCATCTCTTACATTATCTCCACGCATCGCCACGCCCCTTATGTGAATTGGCAACGTCTTCTGGACTCAGTAACTGCATGCGTTTCCCGCGATTTTCACAGCGTGGGTTACAattctattgtaattttttttgttcctcCTGATATCTTCTTACAACTTTCTGAGTCCATTCACAAAATACTTTATATGTTCCCAACATGAATTTCCCTTGTTATGCGACAAATGTAGAATGGGAAACTCATTTCGTGATACACGTGAAGTAACTGATTCTTTCATGCGTGTTAAGAATTGAATATCGAAGTATCAGATATAGAATTTAAGCACACATTATACTATTGGTTTCGAAATTGtaaattctctaaattaaaatttcctattgttaaatttcaaatcaattcgGATATGTTCAACATTCTCATTTGACATGCGAATACGACGACCCTTGTTTTTTCCCCTTTACATATGCAATTATCTCCAACTATCTACATATCTACTAAGAATTTCTTGTACCAACTATAAATTTGGTTTATGACTAGGCGGTTCACTGTTGAAGGAAACGCACGCTGCAATGCAACAATTACAATGAATTCACTTTTTCATACTGCAGCATACGAAACGACGTTTGCTAAGGCACCactattttttcataaacaaacaACATTTTCCCTCTTATATCAAGATTAGCcgaatgcaaaataataattattattattattattctaaaaaagatGCGTTATATGTATCTCTATCTATTGTTGTTCATTagggataattatttttaatctttctattCTCTTTGAATAATGatgtatgttatataataaacaatGCACAAGATGGCTTGATACACTAAACTCACTCAGGAtgctcatatatttttattgataaggaACAGCTTTCAGTTAATTATTctacagaataaaaatgattcGTTAAGAGCAGACAGCGACAAATTGTGCAAATATAAAACCAGGGCATTGTTAAGCATTGTCTCGATGTTTAGTGTCTAAGGATCTCTAAACTTTACTAAACATTGTTTCAGTCGCACTAGAGTAGATGTAGATTAATTTATGCAGATCTCTTACTTGGCATGAAAAATAATGTCGGCAATCCATTTCCTCTAAGATTTTCTCCTAAAGTTTTTAAGGTTTGAATGCATTGCAACAAGGATAcctttttatttgcaattttaaaatctcttgttCTTGTTTATTATACGATAAGAGAAAGACCAGAGGTATGGTTTTCCCGAAACTTTGTCGCATAAAAGTAGTATGCCCTTAGTTCACCTGCATATGATTGTATATTTTGGACAACACCATGAATGCTAAGATATTTATTTTCGCAATCTGTCACATGAGAGTCGAGTGCTTTGTAATGTCATAAAGAAAACTACAATTGTGTATGATTAATTgaggaattatatttataaaagtctcTTGGCAAGAAAacattggcgatttttttttgaaaattaatcattggGATGCGGTTAGTACTTCAGTATTAGTGGTCTCCTCAAAACATTttcacatattctttaataaaggtgttattccctCCGACAGCTAAAACTATTGATTTTTTCGCGAATACCTTACATAttcattggcgtacaatagttacgaaagattgatttttggcgcgaatttaatatttttactgaatctcttgTACGAtacttggcgattaattcctatcatgcagttaataatacacgaaaattgaatttgtgttctAGACGCTTTTTTTCCAATCGatggaaacaaaaaaatgttatcacAAAATCATCTAACGAAATTCATATGTTTAAGTCACTACATTTTTAAGTTGCTGTGTTTACATCCTTGTAAAAGTACataccgacagactgtcaaccccttgacggatttggttccaaaattgataaatatctaaaatcttagatattaaatctgtgtatcaaatgtTATCCGTATGGCTCTCTTCGCTTTGTATTACTATGTTAACTTATAACTAGGCTGCCTGacagattgatttttttatatacggatttcgctcaaaatttgacagaaatctacaaatttagtagaaatgccatataccaaaattcattcgtctaatattaaaaatttgtttttagaaatcaagGAGATCTGAAGAGaggagatttgttaaaatctcaaCTACGAATTTCTTTAACGATTGCAGTATTCTACACTTCGTACAGATGAAAGTAAATTTGTGGATTACAagctttaataatgaaatatatgtaagatttaatacataatttcgTTACAAAATTTGACGAACTTTTGCAAGGAAAATCTAAAAGAAGTCTCCATTTTTATCATTGAATATTCATATATCGGGATGTCGTAAGTTAACTAATTCTTCTTatgttaaaaatgtcaaaaaaatgatAGTCAAAGAAGATCACCTTCATctcaaattaatcaattaaacgTTATCATATTCCCTGTCTTCTTGACATATTCCATAATCAAGAAGAAGAAATTCGTTAAGCAATTGAAAGAAACTTTCAAAGATGTTCTTTCTATTATCATAAGTTacatttcatacatatttaacatttagcacatttatttttaaaaaatgaacaaatttgacAATTTGTAATAATGGTTAATAGAAAGGATTTTCAAGTTCTTACTTTGTAATATTCAATCAACATATCcctttcttcttttgtttttgtatattgGAAGGCATTGATAAAAGAGAACTCCTTTTGACTTATGAATCCATTCTCTAAGTAAGGCACCCAGTCTACAGGTGGTTTCTCACGAACTTTGTTGGATTTTTTCCACAATTTCCCCGCGATATCCCAAACTTTCTGTTCCAGATTTTCAGAGAAGATGGTGAGAGTATGGGTAGTCTCTTCTTCTTCGTCTTCTGTGCCATCTTCTAAAACAAAGaaaccattaaaattaaatttttgaataaatgtatcattttcgaaaatattttgtcatcaaaATCATTGCTTTTGGAGGATTCCCATTTCCATTGTCAAAAAgcgttattctaaaattttacacagatagaaattattgaaatggtATTGTAATTTCTGGTTGAAGTTTAACTTTGACGAGAGACAGTTAAATCAATATCTAGAGGAATTAAACAATTCtacataaattattcatatttttaattacataaaaaatttgcatatatagtTAAAATCAGAAATTGATTTGTTGTTTcagacttaaaaattattaaagtattctaCTAAGTTCGGAgggaactttttcaaaaaaaaaaaaagtttaatatttatgtgATGCTTTTTTATggatataaggataaaatgatagatataaatgaaattatttaaatatgtatagtagcttttgaaaaaaaaagcatgttttgaTGTAAActttagcatttatttataaaaactaggaTTGTTTCAGATTAAAAGAAATCGTTACAGaacttcatttttctttgtaatattatatGAGCAATATATCTTGGAGTGTAACTAactattatttcagaattatattcaaaaataaaatttttatatgtaatataagaaattatctatgaaattttacaaattttttctgcaatatttgaattaaacaatcataaatccacttctagagcattcaaaatcaaatccataGTTCAGTACATTCGACATAACATAatgagcactaattataaatttcatttatatatcttgaatattttttgatatatgacGACACTCGTAGAGCGCAATAACGAAAAAACTcgctcttcagaaaatgcattgaaGGTTTTTAAATgcgtcaaaataaaaaatttagtttgttgCAACATGGCTTCTAATCAACGTAGAGACAAAATAATTACTGGAAACAGAAGCGTGTCTATTttctaacaatgaaaaaaaaaatgcgaattttcatccaaattcatgtttttaacctaGTCAGATATCTTAAAttcacaaaattgtaaaatgacgctataatgtatttaaatatatgggAGATAGATTTAGCCCCATACGGTGGCAACGTGCATGGTAG
It encodes:
- the LOC129962844 gene encoding V-type proton ATPase subunit H-like; this encodes MPKNKDNNTSSEKDPKSEPENQDGTEDEEEETTHTLTIFSENLEQKVWDIAGKLWKKSNKVREKPPVDWVPYLENGFISQKEFSFINAFQYTKTKEERDMLIEYYKDLSFKAIVKVTQRISVVEEIEKFLVLVNDLLAEDISITEKFYKAIDEPWMSFTHLLSCSDDFMQNMGSRIITKLMVGHKKKRPPPDKIEFFLEWLREELREENEYLLSVARCLQRILQVDEYRLAFMNLSGVYQILKLLARGINPQAQYQFCFCLWVTTFNSHLADKLNQSALIPILMDLLERCPTEITKLPRVVIATFRNLLEKPNDVRVRRSNALMMIQCKLLQSMDFFETRTDLSNDPEYLEDFQLVKDILNACVTELTSFDEYNLELKSARLKWSVVHTSKRFWVENAERFNDNKYELLKILINILQNCKDTTAICIAAHDIGEYVKHYPRGKIVIEQLGGKDALVDLLSHKHPAVKFHALKSLQVVMLENPEVYASSEDPSKKIKKKTEKIGFGL